The genomic window TGAGCTAAGTGCTTCATTTGCAACGATTTTCAGTACTTCGACTGTTCAAAAGTACAGCTAAGTCGTTGATTCCATTACAAAATTCTCCGCAAGGGCCTTCTTGCGCAGGTGTTCCTTCCTGATAAAGTGGCGAAAAGTGCATATAAGTGGGAAAAAGTGTCGCCCGACATCCGTAGTGGATGTCGGAGACGTCTCACAACCAAGGTTTTGTTCTCGTGTTTCAAGGCGCTTCATCGCTCAGTCTGGATGCCAAAGGGAGGCTCGCGGTGCCGACCCGGCATCGTGACGTTCTGAGCGCGACGGCGGCCGGCCACCTCACCATCACCAAGCACCCGCACGGTTGCCTCATGGTGTTCCCCCGCCCGGAGTGGGAAAAATTTCGTGACCGCATCGCGGCGCTGCCGATGTCGGCGCAGTGGTGGAAGCGTGTCTTTCTCGGCAACGCGATGGATGTCGAAATGGACGGCACCGGCCGCGTGCTGGTGTCGCCCGAACTGCGCACCGCCACCGGCATCACGCGCGATGCACTGTTGCTCGGCATGGGCAACCACTTCGAGCTGTGGGACAAGGCGACGTACGACGCCAAGGAAGCCGAGGCCACGCAAGGCGACATGCCCGACGTGTTCCAGGACTTTTCGTTCTGAGGCCGGCAGTGGAGCAGCCATGGACCCACACCACAGTCCTGTTGAAAGAAGCGTCCGACGCGCTTTTTGCCGACACGACATCGCTTGCGCGCGGCACCTACGTCGACGCGACGTTCGGGCGCGGTGGACATGCCCGGGCCATCCTGGCCCGGCTGGCGCCGGAAGGCAGGCTGATCGCATTCGACAAAGATGCGGAAGCGGTGGCCGAAGCAGCGCGCATCACCGATGCGCGTTTTTCTATCCGTCACCAGGGTTTCAAAGACCTGCGCGAGCTGCCTGCGGGCAGTGTCGCAGGCCTGCTGCTGGACCTCGGCGTGAGTTCGCCGCAGATCGACAACCCGGCGCGTGGTTTCTCATTTCGGTTCGACGGTCCGCTCGACATGCGCATGGACACCACGCGCGGCGAGAGCGTGTCCGACTGGCTGGCAACGGCCGACACTCAGCAGATTGCAGAGGTGATTCGTGACTATGGCGAAGAACGGTTTGCTGTTCAGATTGCAAAGGCGATTGATGCTCGCCGACAAGAACGGGGCCCAATTTCAACCACCACCGAGCTGGCCGACCTCGTGGCTGGCGCGGTCAAAACCCGCGAGCAGGGCCAGAACCCTGCAACGCGCACATTTCAGGCTCTTCGGATTTTCATCAACGCCGAGCTTGAAGAGCTGCAACAGGCGTTAGAGGCGAGCCTCACTGTGCTGCAACCCCAGGGGCGCCTCGCTGTGATCAGTTTCCATTCGCTGGAAGATCGCATCGTGAAGCAGTTCATCGCTAAACACTCGCGCGAGGTGTACGACCGCCGTGCTCCGTTTGCCGTGCCGCAGCCTATGAAATTGCAGGTGCTCGATCGCATCAAGCCGTCCGCGATCGAGGTGGCTGGCAACAAGCGTTCGCGCAGCGCCATCCTCCGCGTGGCCGAACGCACGGCGGTGAACTGACATGGCGCGGCTCAACTTTTTGCTGCTGCTCGCCGTGCTCGCCTCGGCGCTGTACCTGGTGCACACGCAGTACCTGTCGCGCCAGCTCTTCACCGAGTTCGACCGGGTGCAGAACGAAGCACGTCGCCTCGAGCTCGACAACGAGCGCCTGCAGGTAGAAAAGCGCGCGCAGGCCACGCCGCTGCGCGTCGAAAAGCTGGCCAAGGAGCAGCTGAAGATGCGCACCACCACGCCGGCCATCACGCAGTACGTGCGGCCCGACGGTTCGGTCATTCCTGCTGTGGTGCAAGCGCCGCCGCCGGTGCCGTCGTCCGCACCTTCCGCGACCACCGGCAAGAAGGAGCACTGATGCGCCGCAACAGCCGCAGCGTGCAATACGCATCGAGCCCCTTGCTGGCAAGCAAGACGCCGGTGTGGCGCAGCAAGTTCATCGTGGCCGGCATCGCTTTCGGCTTCGTCGTGCTGGCCGGCCGCGCTGCTTACGTACAGGTGTTCGACAACGCCTTTTTTCAGCGCCAGGGCGAGGTGCGATTCACCCGCACCCTCGAGCTGCCTGCGAGTCGTGGCCGCATCCTCGATCGCAACGGCCTGATCCTGGCATCGAGCGTCGAGGCGCCGAGCATCTGGGCGATTCCGGAAGACATCGAGCGCGACGATCCGGACGTCAAGGCCAAGTTGAAGCTGGCCGCGAAGCTGCTCGAGATGCCGCAGAAGGATTTCGACAAGAAGCTCGAAGACGAAGACAAGCAGTTCGTCTGGATCAAGCGGCAGGTCGACATGCCGATCGCCAAGCAGATCGCTGCGCTCAACATCAAGGGCCTGTACCAGCGCAAGGAATACAAGCGCCAGTACCCCGAAGGCGAAGCCGCCGCGCACGTCGTCGGCTTCACCAATGTCGAGGACAACGGGCAGGAAGGCATCGAACTCGAGTTCGACAAGCAACTGGCCGGCAAGGTGGGTTCGCGCCGCGTCATCAAGGACCGGCTCGGTCGTATCGTCGAAGGCGTCGGTGAGACCGTGCCACCGCTCGATGGCCGCGACATCCAGCTCAGCGTCGACAGCAAGGTGCAGTTCTTCGCCTACCAGAAGCTGCGCGACGCGGTGATCGCACGCAAGGCGAAGGCCGGCAGCGTGGTGGTGCTCGATTCGGTGACCGGCGAGGTGCTGGCGCTCGCGAATTACCCGAGCTACGTGCCCGACAAGCGCCAAAACCTGACCGGCGAGCAGTTGCGCAACCGCGCCATGACCGACACCTTCGAGCCCGGCTCGACCATGAAGCCGATCACCATCGGCATGGCGCTCGAAGCCGGCCGTGTCACGCCCAAGACCATCATCGAAACCGCGCCGGGTCGGTTCCAGATCGGCGGCTTCACCATCAGCGACACGCACAACTACGGCACGTTGACGGTCGAAGGCGTGATCCAGAAGTCGAGCAACGTGGGCGCGCTGAAGATCGCGCAGAAGATGCAGCCGCATGAAATGTGGGACACGTACACCGCGCTCGGCTACGGCCAGAAGCCGGTGATCCAGTTTCCCGGCGCGGTGACGGGCAGGTTGCGCCCGTGGAAGAGCTGGAAGCCGGTCGAGCAAGCCACCATGGCTTATGGCTACGGCCTGTCGGCATCGCTCTTTCAGATGGCGCACTCGTACACCTCGTTCGCGCACGACGGCATGGTCATCCCGACCACGATGCTGAAGTCCGACCAGCCCGCCGTCGGCGTGCGTGTGTTCTCCGCCGAGAACGCGCGCGCCGTGCGCCGCATGCTGCAGATGGCCGCTGCGCCCGGCGGCACTGGCCCGCTCGCGCAGACGGTCGGCTACTCGGTCGGCGGCAAGTCGGGCACCGCCCACAAGCAGGTCGGCAAGGGCTATGCGAGCAACAAGTACCGCGCATGGTTCACCGGCATGGCACCGATCGAGAAGACTCGGATCATCGTCGGCGTGATGATCGACGAACCCAGCGACGGCGTGTACTTCGGCGGCTTGGCCGCTGCGCCGGTCTTCAGCGAAGTGGTGCAGCAGACGTTGCGCATGATGAACGTGCCGCCCGATCTCGCAGTCAAGCCGCTGGTCACGACCAATGGCGTGGACGAGAGCTTCTGATGCCGATGACGATGCTCACCAACCCGGCCGAAGCGGCAACGTGGCTCAAGTCGCGCGTGCGCGGCGTGCTGCATGCCGACAGCCGGCCGGTCGGCGCGGGCGACGGCTTCATCGCCTGGCCCGGTGCGGCAACCGATGGCCGCAAGCATGTGGCGGCAGCGCTGGCGCAGGGCGCTGCGGCCTGCCTGGTCGAGCAGGAGGGCGTCGACGCTTTCGGGTTCGAAGACGATGCCATTGCCAGTGAAGCCATCGCCAGCTACGCAGGCCTGAAGGCGGCGACCGGCCCGATCGCCGCCGCCTACTACGAGGCGCCATCGCGCGTGCTCGACATCCTGGCCGTGACCGGCACCAACGGCAAGACATCCACCGCGTGGTGGCTGGCCGAGGCGCTGATGCAGGCGCGCAAGGCGCCGTGCGGTGTCGTCGGCACACTCGGCATCGGCGTGCCACCGGATCTGAACTACACCGGCCTGACGACACCCGACCCTGTCGTGTTGCAGCGTGAACTGCGCGGCTTCGTCGATCGCGGTTTTGGCGCCTGCGCTATCGAGGCGTCGTCTATCGGCATCGCCGAGCGACGTCTGGACGGCACGCGCATCGCTGTCGCCGTGTTCACCAATTTCACGCAGGACCACCTCGACTACCACGGCGACATGGACGCCTACTGGCAGGCCAAGGTCGAGCTATTTCGCTGGCCTGGCCTGCGAGCGGCGGTGGTCAATCTCGACGACGTGCACGGCGCGAGCCTGGTGGGCAATCTCGTCGAGGCCGGTGTCGGTTCGCTCGATGTGTGGACCGTGTCGGCTGCCGGCGCCCCCGCTCGATTGATGGCAAAAGACATCGGCTACGACGCGGCGGGATTGCAGTTTTCTGTGGTCGAGCAGGGTGCGCCGAACCAGCGGCTCGCGACCCAACTGATCGGCCAATACAACGTCGACAACCTGCTCGGCGTACTCGGCACCTTGCGCGCCCTGGGCGTGGGCCTGGCCGATGCTGTCGATGCCTGCCGCCACTTGAGCAGCGTGCCTGGCCGCATGGAGCGCATCAGCGTGCCGGGTCATCCACTCGCGGTGATCGACTACGCGCACACGCCCGACGCGCTCGACAAGGCGCTGGCCGGACTGCAGCCGCTCGCCCAGCAACGTGGCGGCGCGCTGTGGTGCGTGTTCGGCTGCGGGGGTGATCGCGACGCCCTGAAGCGGCCGCTGATGGCCGCCGTGGCCGAGACGCGCGCCGACCGGCTGGTCGTGACCAGCGACAACCCGCGCAGCGAAAAGCCAGGCTCGATCATCAGTCAGATCCTGCTCGGGCTGGCCAATCCTGATGCCGCGCAAGTCGAGGTGGACCGTGCCGCCGCCATTGCCGAAACGCTGGCGCAGGCGAAGCCCGAAGACGTCGTGCTGATCGCCGGTCGTGGTCATGAAGCGTGGCAGGAGATCGCCGGTGAACGCATCGCGTTTTCGGACCGCACGCATGCGGTCGACGCGCTCACGCGACGAGGTGCCGCATGAGCGCCGCGCCGATGCACTCGCCGATGATGACGTTGGGTCAGGTTCAGCAATGGCTGCCTGGGTCGAAGCTGATCGGTGACGCCGCCACGCCGATTCAGCGTGTGCACACCGACACCCGCACGCTGGGTGTGGGCGACTTGTTCGTCGCACTCAAGGGCGAGCGCTTCGACGCCAACGACTTCCTGGCCGATGCCAAGGCGGCCGGCGCGGTCGCAGCCATCGCGCGCGGTGGGCTAGAAGCCGCAGGCCTCGCGGGATTCGAAGTGCCCGACTCGCTCGCCGCACTCGGCGAGCTTGCCACCGGCTGGCGCTCGCAGTTCGAGCTGCCGCTGGTAGCGGTGACCGGTAGCAACGGCAAGACCACCGTCACCCAGATGATCGCGGCGATCCTGCTTGCGGCCTGCGACGATCGTGCGCTGGCCACCGCCGGCAACTTCAACAACGAGATCGGCGTGCCGCTCACGCTGCTGCGCTTGCGTGGTTGCCACACGCGTGCAGTCGTCGAACTCGGCATGAACCATCCGGGCGAGATCGCGCGCCTGGCCGCGATGGCGCGTCCGACCATCGCACTGGTCAACAACGCCCAGCGCGAGCACCAGGAATTCATGGCGACGGTGGAAGCCGTGGCGCAAGAAAACGGTGCCGTACTGACCGCGCTGCCGGCCAACGGTACGGCCGTGTTTCCGTTTGGCGATATCTTCACCGCGCTCTGGAGCGACCTGGCGCGAGCGGGTGCTTCGCGCCGCTGCCTGACATTTGGCGAGCACGAGAGTGCCGACATCGCGCTGCTGGCCGCCGACTGGCAAGACGGTGCCTGGCGCCTCGCGGCGCGCACGCCGATCGGGCCGCTGCAATGCACGCTGCGCATCGCCGGTCGGCACAACGTCATCAATGCCCTGGCGGCTATCGCCTGTTCGCTGGCGAGTGGCGTTTCGCTGGAAAAGATCGTCGAAGGGCTCGATGCGTTCGAGCCAGTGAAGGGGCGTTCGCGTGCCAGCGCGCTGCGGCTCGCGAATCAACAGGTGATTACGCTGATCGACGACACCTACAACGCCAACCCCGACTCCGTGCGCGCAGCTATCGAGGTGCTCTCGGCATTGCCGGGACCGCGCCTTCTGGTGATGGGCGACATGGGCGAGGTCGGCAATCAGGGTGCGGGCTTTCATGCCGAGGTGGGCGCCTGGGCGCGCCAGCGCGGCATCGAAACATTCTTTGCACTCGGGCAGGACTCGCGGCATAGCATCGACGCCTTCGATGCGCGGACCGACGTCACGCGCCGCCTGGTCGGCGAGCATTTCAGCGACATCGAAGCGCTCAACGCCGCAGTGCTCGCCGCGCTGCCGAACGTGGCCAGCGTGCTCGTCAAGGGCTCGCGCTTCATGCGCATGGAGCGCGTAGTGCAGGCCATAGAGGCAACGACCAAAACAACGAGCAACAACGAGGAGGCCGGACATGACGCATGAACCGCGCACGCACGCACCATGCTGATGAGCCTGGCCCAATGGTTGCAAACGCTGTCGCCCGAGTTCGGGTTTTTGCGCGTGTTCCAGTACCTGACGTTTCGGGCGCTAATGGCCGCGACCACTGCGTTGTTGATCGGCCTGGCGGTGGGCCCGTATGCCATTCGGCGTCTGACCGCACTCAAGATCGGGCAGCCGATTCGCGGCTACGGCATGGACTCGCATTTGACCAAGAGCGGCACGCCGACGATGGGCGGGGTGCTGGTGCTGTTCTCGATCGCCTTCGCGACGCTGCTGTGGTTCGACCTGTCGAACCGATTCGTCTGGATCGTGCTCTGGGTAACGCTGGGTTTCGGCGCCATCGGCTGGGTCGACGACTGGCGCAAGGTGGTGCGCAAAGACCCCGAAGGCATGCGCTCGCGCGAGAAGTATTTCTGGCAGTCGGTGGTCGGGCTGGTGGCCGGCTTCTATCTGCTCTTCAGCATTTCGGAAAGCTCCAATTGGCGCGTGGTCGAGTTGTTCTACGCCTGGGTGCGCTCGGGGTTCGACTTGAGCTTTCCGCCCAAGATCAATCTGCTGGTGCCGTTCTTCAAAGAGGTGAGCTACCCACTCGGCGGCATCGGCTTCGTCATCCTCACCTACCTCGTGATCGTGGGCTCCAGTAACGCGGTCAACCTGACCGACGGGCTCGACGGGCTGGCGATCATGCCGGTCGTCATGGTGGGCTCGGCGCTCGGCGTGT from Variovorax sp. PAMC28562 includes these protein-coding regions:
- the mraZ gene encoding division/cell wall cluster transcriptional repressor MraZ, with the protein product MFQGASSLSLDAKGRLAVPTRHRDVLSATAAGHLTITKHPHGCLMVFPRPEWEKFRDRIAALPMSAQWWKRVFLGNAMDVEMDGTGRVLVSPELRTATGITRDALLLGMGNHFELWDKATYDAKEAEATQGDMPDVFQDFSF
- the murF gene encoding UDP-N-acetylmuramoyl-tripeptide--D-alanyl-D-alanine ligase; translated protein: MSAAPMHSPMMTLGQVQQWLPGSKLIGDAATPIQRVHTDTRTLGVGDLFVALKGERFDANDFLADAKAAGAVAAIARGGLEAAGLAGFEVPDSLAALGELATGWRSQFELPLVAVTGSNGKTTVTQMIAAILLAACDDRALATAGNFNNEIGVPLTLLRLRGCHTRAVVELGMNHPGEIARLAAMARPTIALVNNAQREHQEFMATVEAVAQENGAVLTALPANGTAVFPFGDIFTALWSDLARAGASRRCLTFGEHESADIALLAADWQDGAWRLAARTPIGPLQCTLRIAGRHNVINALAAIACSLASGVSLEKIVEGLDAFEPVKGRSRASALRLANQQVITLIDDTYNANPDSVRAAIEVLSALPGPRLLVMGDMGEVGNQGAGFHAEVGAWARQRGIETFFALGQDSRHSIDAFDARTDVTRRLVGEHFSDIEALNAAVLAALPNVASVLVKGSRFMRMERVVQAIEATTKTTSNNEEAGHDA
- the ftsL gene encoding cell division protein FtsL, which encodes MARLNFLLLLAVLASALYLVHTQYLSRQLFTEFDRVQNEARRLELDNERLQVEKRAQATPLRVEKLAKEQLKMRTTTPAITQYVRPDGSVIPAVVQAPPPVPSSAPSATTGKKEH
- a CDS encoding UDP-N-acetylmuramoyl-L-alanyl-D-glutamate--2,6-diaminopimelate ligase: MTMLTNPAEAATWLKSRVRGVLHADSRPVGAGDGFIAWPGAATDGRKHVAAALAQGAAACLVEQEGVDAFGFEDDAIASEAIASYAGLKAATGPIAAAYYEAPSRVLDILAVTGTNGKTSTAWWLAEALMQARKAPCGVVGTLGIGVPPDLNYTGLTTPDPVVLQRELRGFVDRGFGACAIEASSIGIAERRLDGTRIAVAVFTNFTQDHLDYHGDMDAYWQAKVELFRWPGLRAAVVNLDDVHGASLVGNLVEAGVGSLDVWTVSAAGAPARLMAKDIGYDAAGLQFSVVEQGAPNQRLATQLIGQYNVDNLLGVLGTLRALGVGLADAVDACRHLSSVPGRMERISVPGHPLAVIDYAHTPDALDKALAGLQPLAQQRGGALWCVFGCGGDRDALKRPLMAAVAETRADRLVVTSDNPRSEKPGSIISQILLGLANPDAAQVEVDRAAAIAETLAQAKPEDVVLIAGRGHEAWQEIAGERIAFSDRTHAVDALTRRGAA
- the rsmH gene encoding 16S rRNA (cytosine(1402)-N(4))-methyltransferase RsmH, whose product is MEQPWTHTTVLLKEASDALFADTTSLARGTYVDATFGRGGHARAILARLAPEGRLIAFDKDAEAVAEAARITDARFSIRHQGFKDLRELPAGSVAGLLLDLGVSSPQIDNPARGFSFRFDGPLDMRMDTTRGESVSDWLATADTQQIAEVIRDYGEERFAVQIAKAIDARRQERGPISTTTELADLVAGAVKTREQGQNPATRTFQALRIFINAELEELQQALEASLTVLQPQGRLAVISFHSLEDRIVKQFIAKHSREVYDRRAPFAVPQPMKLQVLDRIKPSAIEVAGNKRSRSAILRVAERTAVN
- a CDS encoding peptidoglycan D,D-transpeptidase FtsI family protein gives rise to the protein MRRNSRSVQYASSPLLASKTPVWRSKFIVAGIAFGFVVLAGRAAYVQVFDNAFFQRQGEVRFTRTLELPASRGRILDRNGLILASSVEAPSIWAIPEDIERDDPDVKAKLKLAAKLLEMPQKDFDKKLEDEDKQFVWIKRQVDMPIAKQIAALNIKGLYQRKEYKRQYPEGEAAAHVVGFTNVEDNGQEGIELEFDKQLAGKVGSRRVIKDRLGRIVEGVGETVPPLDGRDIQLSVDSKVQFFAYQKLRDAVIARKAKAGSVVVLDSVTGEVLALANYPSYVPDKRQNLTGEQLRNRAMTDTFEPGSTMKPITIGMALEAGRVTPKTIIETAPGRFQIGGFTISDTHNYGTLTVEGVIQKSSNVGALKIAQKMQPHEMWDTYTALGYGQKPVIQFPGAVTGRLRPWKSWKPVEQATMAYGYGLSASLFQMAHSYTSFAHDGMVIPTTMLKSDQPAVGVRVFSAENARAVRRMLQMAAAPGGTGPLAQTVGYSVGGKSGTAHKQVGKGYASNKYRAWFTGMAPIEKTRIIVGVMIDEPSDGVYFGGLAAAPVFSEVVQQTLRMMNVPPDLAVKPLVTTNGVDESF
- the mraY gene encoding phospho-N-acetylmuramoyl-pentapeptide-transferase, with protein sequence MLMSLAQWLQTLSPEFGFLRVFQYLTFRALMAATTALLIGLAVGPYAIRRLTALKIGQPIRGYGMDSHLTKSGTPTMGGVLVLFSIAFATLLWFDLSNRFVWIVLWVTLGFGAIGWVDDWRKVVRKDPEGMRSREKYFWQSVVGLVAGFYLLFSISESSNWRVVELFYAWVRSGFDLSFPPKINLLVPFFKEVSYPLGGIGFVILTYLVIVGSSNAVNLTDGLDGLAIMPVVMVGSALGVFAYVTGSSVYSRYLLFPHIPGSGELLVFCSAMAGAGLAFLWFNTHPAQVFMGDVGALALGGALGTIAVIVRQEIVFFVMGGIFVVEAISVMAQVTYFKYTKKRYGAGRRVLKMAPLHHHFEKSGWKETQVVVRFWIITMLLCLVGLSTLKLR